A genomic stretch from Setaria italica strain Yugu1 chromosome VII, Setaria_italica_v2.0, whole genome shotgun sequence includes:
- the LOC101760906 gene encoding uncharacterized protein LOC101760906 has product MDELIEEVLLRLPPDDPASLARAALVCRRWRRLISDPCFRRRFRSLHRPPMLGFVCNIADTDGPDISRFVPTSSFRPPRADRRDLRAIDSRHGRVLLCSQSVPRPWENGFLVWDPVADEDWEVPAPPRHPRWHWNAAVLCAADRGGGCSHIDCRRDPFLVVFRLSDHTYDEHIDDYFACAPAVLMGGALYFMFHKNTMIIKYDVATLGMSVIHAPNTFYLQNIVLMTTEDGRIELVEDSKLYLWSREADPRGVWGWTVSKVIELKSLLPADALSRSPEALGFAECGGFGFILLWTVNGFFTIDPKSNQVRNVGVTSGFKDKTR; this is encoded by the exons aTGGACGAGCTCATCGAGGaggtcctcctccgcctcccgccggaCGACCCAGCgagcctcgcccgcgccgccctcgtctgccggcgctggcgccgcctcATCTCGGACCCCTGCTTCCGCCGCAGGTTCCGCAGCCTCCACCGGCCCCCGATGCTGGGATTCGTCTGCAACATCGCCGACACCGACGGCCCCGACATTTCCCGCTTCGTCCCCACATCCTCCTTCCGCCCGCCCCGCGCCGACCGCCGCGACCTGCGGGCCATCGACTCCCGCCATGGCCGCGTCCTCCTCTGCAGCCAGTCCGTCCCCCGCCCCTGGGAGAACGGCTTCCTCGTTTGGGACCCCGTCGCAGATGAGGATTGGGAGGTTCCCGCCCCGCCGCGGCACCCCCGGTGGCACTGGAATGCGGCCGTGCTCTGCGCCGctgaccgcggcggcggctgcagccaCATTGACTGCCGCCGCGACCCCTTCCTCGTGGTCTTC CGACTCAGCGACCACACATATGATGAGCACATCGATGACTACTTCGCCTGTGCGCCTGCTGTCCTCATGGGTGGTGCGCTCTACTTCATGTTTCACAAGAACACCATGATCATCAAGTATGATGTGGCTACTTTGGGAATGTCCGTGATTCATGCACCAAATACATTCTACCTGCAGAACATTGTGTTGATGACTACAGAGGATGGCAGAATTGAACTCGTTGAGGACTCCAAGCTCTACTTATGGTCAAGGGAGGCTGATCCCCGGGGAGTTTGGGGATGGACGGTAAGCAAAGTCATCGAGCTCAAGTCGTTGCTCCCTGCAGATGCGCTTTCAAGATCACCTGAGGCTCTCGGGTTCGCGGAATGTGGTGGCTTCGGCTTCATTCTCTTGTGGACGGTCAATGGGTTCTTCACTATTGATCCAAAGTCCAACCAGGTCAGGAATGTAGGTGTCACGTCTGGTTTTAAAGATAAAACCAGATGA